The DNA segment CAGCTCATATGCTGTACCCATATCGATCACGATTTCGTGCGGATGGGGCGGACTAGCGTTCTGCCATTCCGTGTGCCACTTGGTACCGGGATTGCCGTCAATCGCGTTAGAGCCCGGTTCGCCTGGGTGTACGCTGTCAACCGAGACAACCTTCCACTTGCCCTTGCCGGCATCAACCAGATCGAGCTTCTCATAGAAGGTTGCGGACGCAACGGGACTGGCCATAAAACCTTCAGCAACCGCTACCGCCTTCACCGTTGTCCGCCTGTCGATCTCGATCGGTTCGTCATACTCGGTCGAATCGGCATCGGGGTCACTGCCGTCGGTCGTATAGAGGATAATTACGTCATCGCCTGCCTTTATCACTATGTCGCCTTGGTCATTCTGCGAGACTTGGGGCTTGGGTACAGTCAGTGTGCCGCGAGCAGCCTTTCGGATATCATCCATTGTTCGGCTGTACGGCCTGAGGCTGAAATTGAAATCAACCGTCTTGGCGGGGAAAGAATACTTCGGCAATACTCCCGGTCCGCAACTGCCGTTACCCAGGCCGAGCTGCTTGTAATCAAGTGAAACAACCACATCGTCTCGGGGTGTCAGCTCGTTGATGTGTCGTGCCCGGTCGAGCTCGTTCTCGGTGTACCGCAAGGCCGTAAAGGACATTACGTCCTCAGACACGGCGATCACGCCGTCTCCGGAATCATTCAGCAGCGCGGCCCAGCGAACATCCTCTTTATTGCCGGTCGTCTGCGGCCTTACATAAGGCACATACTGATCCGAAACCGTGCTCTCGTAAAGCCCGATCATAGAACCGGTCTTACGATCAGGGTAGTTCTCTGCCGGGCCCCTGCCGTACCACTTTACATTCTCCAGGTCGCCGCTGACATGCATCTTCATGCCGAGCCTGGGAAGAACGCCCATTTCCGATCCCGGCACGATATGATTGCGGACAAGAATGACGCCGTCCGCAAAAACAGTGTACTTGCTTTGCACCTCAAAACATTCGAGTTCATCCCGGCCAAAATATTTACATACAGCGGTTATGGCAACATTGTCCGAACCACCTTTATCAACGGTTACTGACTGCGGCACGCATTTGAGCTCGTTGAGCCCCCATCGGTACCAGTTACCCCTGTTGTCGTTATCAACCGGAGCCCGGAAAGCGTTCAGGATGGGGCCGTTCGCGCCATCGCCATTGTCCGTTATAACCACATTGCCGCCGTAGATCAGCTCATCTATGGTTGCGTCCTCACGGCTGAATGCCATCGTAAAACCATCACCCCAGACAAGTATTTTGCCGTCTTTCTCGATGACTTTAACATCACCGGACTTACTTCGATCAACAGCAAGCCTGCCCATCTTGACAGGGATGCTCATCTGTCCCTGTGCAACTGTATGTCCACGGGGCACGAAATCGGAGGCCTGTCTTTGAAGCAGCTTAACATTGAGCAGGTACTCAGCCCCTTTCTGTGCATCGAACTGCCTGACGGGCAAGGTTACTTCTCCGCTGGCTTTGGGCGAAATGTCGGGCCCATGCATTTTGCCGGACTGCACAATGGCGCCGTCTTCGGTGATGGACCAAGCAAGATCGAAATCGCTGAGATTCGTGAAGTGATACTCGTTCGCAATCTCTATCCGACCGGCAGCGGCATCGATCGCATCAAAGTCCGCATATTGATAAACCTGCTTGACCTCGATAAGCTTGGGCGTTACCTGTCTGTCAGGCAGTATCAGTCCGTTGATGCAGAAATTGCCGCTGTTGGGCCTGTCGCCGTAATCGCCGCCGTAAGTAAAATACTCTTTGCCGTTCTCATCCGTTTCACGAAGCCCCTGATCGACCCAGTCCCAGATGCAGGCACCGACGCATCGCGGATATCTTTCGATCACGTCCCAGTATTCCTGAAGATTGCCGACGGCGTTGCCCATGGCGTGCGCGTATTCACAAACGAAATACGGCCTGTTCGAATCCCGCTTGCCCTGGCTCTCGACCCAGCCGATGCTCGGATACATATTGCTGTCCATATCCGCCGGTTCCCAGTAGACCTCGTAATGCAGCAGACGAGTTTTATCTACAGCTTTGATCGCTTTGGCTATCTTGTCGAACGCCTTTCCGCCGCCGGACTCATTGCCGAATGACCAGAAAATTACAGAGGGATGATTCTTGTCCCGATGCACCATAGACATCGCCCTGTCGATATGCGTACCGTCCCAGTCACGTCTCTCGCCGAGCGCGGGCACACCCTGATGACCGTACATGCCATGGCCCTCTATATTCGCCTCATCCACGAGGTATATGCCGTACTTGTCACAGAGGCTGTACCACCGCGGATCGTTCGGGTAATGGCTTGTCCGCACGCAGTTAATATTGTGCAGCTTCATCAGGCGAAGATCCTCGATCATGCTGTCAACCGTCAGCGAACGTCCGCGATCAGGATCGTGCTCGTGCCTGTTGACGCCCTTGAGAAGCACACTCTTGCCGTTGACCAGCAACTGACCGTTCGGGCCAGTTTCGATCTCGCGGAAACCGACGTCACAACTGTGCACTTCGACTGCTTTACCGTGTTTATCTTTCAATGTCAAAACGAGCTGATAAAGATAGGGCTTTTCAGCGGACCACTTGGCGGGGCTTTCGATGTCGTCAACGAAAGTCACTTCCGCCCATGAATCACCGTCGACCTTTACTTCATCTATCGCAAAAGAGGTGATCTCACCTGACCCGAACAGGCCCTTTTCGGCATCGAGCAGCTTGCCTTCGACGGTCCACCCAGCCGTATCAGCATCACCGTAATTCTTCAGCTTAACAGCCACCTGGAGCTGCGCATCCTCGTATTCTTCGTCCAGATCGGTCCGCACAAAATAATCCTGGATCGCAACCTTGTTACGTGCGACGAGCCGAACCGGCCTGAATATACCGCTGAGTCTCCAGAAGTCCTGATCCTCAAGATAACTGCCGTCACTCCAGCGGTAGACCTCCACGGCCATCATGTTCTCACCATCGCGTAGGTACTCTGTAATATCGAATTCGGCAGGCGTAAACGAGCCCTCACTGTAGCCGACCTTCTCGCCGTTGACCCAGAGATAAAACGTCGACTTGACGCCGTCAAAGTGAACGAACACCTGTTTTCCGTCCCAGTCAGAGGGCACATCGAAAGTCCTGCGGTAGCTGCCGACGGGATTGCGCAGCTCGTAAGAGGTGTAATGCTTTGGAGGCTCTTTCGTTACGAACGGCGGCTCTTTTTTGAACGGGTAGATGTTGTTTGTGTAGACCGGAACACCATAGCCCTTGCGCTGCCAGTTCGACGGCACAGCTATATCGTCCCAGTCGCTTACATCGTAATCGAGCTTGTAAAAATCAATCGGCCTATCTTCGGGTTTGGCTGCCCAGTGGAATTTCCACAGCCCGTCAAGTGACCGCGTATATGACGACCTTTTGCCGATCTCAGATTCTTTGGCATAAGGCACCGAGGTGCAATGCGCGGGCTCCTTGTTAATGCCGTAAACCAGCGGATTCTCCCAATCAGGCACATCATCCGCCAATGCCATATCCGCCAAAACCACCCCCATCATCACGATGCATAAAACACGTCCAATTCTGCTCATGTCCATAACTCCAGAAATCGTCACAAAAAGCGGGACCCACCAAAAGACCGACCCCGAGTAACCACCAGTCTATTTCCTGCCTTGATCAACGGTAAAATTATCGATAACCAACTTACCTCGGCTGTTATTCAGTTTCTCAAATGCGATAAAGCTGTACTCGCTCTCGTCCGTCTTAAACGAGATCTGCATTTTTCCTTCACCCGAAGGTATCATGCGTTCCGCAATTCGAGCACCCACCTGCGACTCTGCAGCTTCCTGCGAGTATTTCAAATTCACGTCTGAATACCGCGCGACTGAATTAAACCACGAACGGAACCCGATCTTCCCCGCCTGCACAGGTACGGCCTTTAGCTCTCCCTCAAAGACAGCTTCGCCGTCAACCCATAGCTTGAAGTACTGGCCGACATACCTGATCCTGACTTCGTGTTCCTTGCCGTCACCGTCTATGCTCGGCCCCGCATTGGTCAGCGTGCCGTAAGTGTTCGGCGTCGCCCAGACCCATTTCGAACCTGTGTCATACCCGATAAATACCCAGCTATCCGCGTTCTTGTAACGTACGAACGCACCGCACCTGCCGTTTCTCTGCGATTCGACCTTGAAAGTCAGTTCTCCGTCGACAACCTCGGGGGTCTCCAAGTCAAACACA comes from the Anaerohalosphaera lusitana genome and includes:
- a CDS encoding glycoside hydrolase family 2 TIM barrel-domain containing protein — protein: MSRIGRVLCIVMMGVVLADMALADDVPDWENPLVYGINKEPAHCTSVPYAKESEIGKRSSYTRSLDGLWKFHWAAKPEDRPIDFYKLDYDVSDWDDIAVPSNWQRKGYGVPVYTNNIYPFKKEPPFVTKEPPKHYTSYELRNPVGSYRRTFDVPSDWDGKQVFVHFDGVKSTFYLWVNGEKVGYSEGSFTPAEFDITEYLRDGENMMAVEVYRWSDGSYLEDQDFWRLSGIFRPVRLVARNKVAIQDYFVRTDLDEEYEDAQLQVAVKLKNYGDADTAGWTVEGKLLDAEKGLFGSGEITSFAIDEVKVDGDSWAEVTFVDDIESPAKWSAEKPYLYQLVLTLKDKHGKAVEVHSCDVGFREIETGPNGQLLVNGKSVLLKGVNRHEHDPDRGRSLTVDSMIEDLRLMKLHNINCVRTSHYPNDPRWYSLCDKYGIYLVDEANIEGHGMYGHQGVPALGERRDWDGTHIDRAMSMVHRDKNHPSVIFWSFGNESGGGKAFDKIAKAIKAVDKTRLLHYEVYWEPADMDSNMYPSIGWVESQGKRDSNRPYFVCEYAHAMGNAVGNLQEYWDVIERYPRCVGACIWDWVDQGLRETDENGKEYFTYGGDYGDRPNSGNFCINGLILPDRQVTPKLIEVKQVYQYADFDAIDAAAGRIEIANEYHFTNLSDFDLAWSITEDGAIVQSGKMHGPDISPKASGEVTLPVRQFDAQKGAEYLLNVKLLQRQASDFVPRGHTVAQGQMSIPVKMGRLAVDRSKSGDVKVIEKDGKILVWGDGFTMAFSREDATIDELIYGGNVVITDNGDGANGPILNAFRAPVDNDNRGNWYRWGLNELKCVPQSVTVDKGGSDNVAITAVCKYFGRDELECFEVQSKYTVFADGVILVRNHIVPGSEMGVLPRLGMKMHVSGDLENVKWYGRGPAENYPDRKTGSMIGLYESTVSDQYVPYVRPQTTGNKEDVRWAALLNDSGDGVIAVSEDVMSFTALRYTENELDRARHINELTPRDDVVVSLDYKQLGLGNGSCGPGVLPKYSFPAKTVDFNFSLRPYSRTMDDIRKAARGTLTVPKPQVSQNDQGDIVIKAGDDVIILYTTDGSDPDADSTEYDEPIEIDRRTTVKAVAVAEGFMASPVASATFYEKLDLVDAGKGKWKVVSVDSVHPGEPGSNAIDGNPGTKWHTEWQNASPPHPHEIVIDMGTAYELAGFALLPRQDGSSNGSIKGYKFFVSDDGQEWGEPAGEGVMEEARQLNTVRFDKRVNGRYIKLVAASAFNGPWTSVAELDVLATKRLDQ